A single region of the Apodemus sylvaticus chromosome 7, mApoSyl1.1, whole genome shotgun sequence genome encodes:
- the Amigo3 gene encoding amphoterin-induced protein 3, whose protein sequence is MAWLVLSGVLLCMLGPGSSTSDLEGVLPPAPHNCPNKCICAADVLSCAGRGLQDLPVALPATAAELDLSHNALKRLHPGWLAPLSRLRALHLGYNKLAVLGHGAFTNASGLRTLDLSSNMLRALHTHDLDGLEELEKLLLFNNRLVHLDLDAFQGLRMLSHLYLSCNELSSFSFNHLHGLGLTRLRTLDLSSNWLKHISIPELAALPTYLKNRLYLHNNPLPCDCSLYRLLQRWHQRGLSALHDFEREYTCLIFKVSESRVRFFEHSRVFKNCSAATAPGPELPEEQLHTQEGQSLRLSCNTSVPAAQVAWVSPKNELLVAPGSQDGSIAVLADGSLAIGRVQEQHEGIFVCLASGPRLHHNQTLEYNVSVQKARPEPEAFNTGFTTLLGCIVGLVLVLLYLFAPPCRGCCRCCRRACRNRCWPRASSPLQELSAQSSVLSTPPPDVPSRKASVHKHVVFLEPGKKGLNGRVQLAVAEDFDLCHPVGLPLKAGSESASSTGSEGLMMS, encoded by the coding sequence ATGGCCTGGCTGGTCCTGTCAGGTGTGCTACTGTGCATGTTGGGTCCTGGATCAAGCACTTCAGATTTGGAGGGTGTTCTGCCTCCTGCTCCCCACAACTGCCCCAATAAATGCATCTGTGCTGCCGATGTGTTGAGCTGTGCGGGTCGTGGGTTACAGGACCTGCCGGTAGCACTGCCTGCCACTGCTGCGGAACTCGATCTGAGCCACAATGCACTCAAACGCCTGCACCCGGGGTGGTTAGCGCCCCTCTCCCGGCTGCGGGCCTTGCACCTGGGCTACAATAAGTTGGCTGTCCTGGGCCACGGTGCGTTCACCAATGCCAGCGGCCTGAGGACACTTGATCTATCATCTAATATGCTGAGGGCACTCCACACCCATGACCTAGAcggactggaggagctggagaagttaCTTCTGTTCAATAACCGCCTGGTGCACCTAGACCTGGACGCCTTCCAGGGCCTGCGTATGCTCAGCCACCTCTACCTCAGCTGCAATGagctctcctccttttccttcaacCACTTGCACGGGCTGGGGCTAACCCGCCTGCGTACTCTAGACCTCTCCTCCAACTGGCTGAAGCATATCTCCATCCCTGAGCTGGCTGCACTGCCAACTTATCTCAAGAATAGGCTCTACCTGCACAACAACCCCCTGCCCTGTGACTGCAGCCTCTACCGCCTTCTCCAGCGCTGGCACCAGCGGGGCCTGAGCGCTCTGCACGATTTTGAACGTGAGTACACATGCTTGATCTTTAAGGTGTCGGAATCCCGGGTGCGCTTCTTCGAGCACAGCCGGGTCTTCAAGAACTGCTCAGCGGCCACAGCTCCCGGCCCAGAGCTGCCTGAGGAACAGCTGCACACGCAGGAGGGCCAGTCCCTGCGGCTTTCCTGCAACACCAGTGTGCCTGCTGCACAGGTGGCCTGGGTTTCCCCGAAAAACGAGCTGCTTGTGGCGCCGGGCTCGCAGGACGGCAGCATCGCTGTGTTGGCTGATGGCAGCTTAGCCATAGGCAGGGTACAAGAACAGCATGAGGGCATCTTTGTGTGCCTGGCAAGCGGGCCCCGCCTGCACCACAACCAGACGCTTGAGTACAATGTGAGTGTACAAAAGGCTCGCCCCGAGCCAGAGGCTTTCAACACGGGCTTCACCACGCTGCTGGGCTGTATTGTGGGCCTAGTACTGGTGTTGCTCTACTTGTTTGCACCACCCTGTCGTGGCTGCTGTCGCTGTTGTCGACGGGCCTGCCGCAACCGCTGCTGGCCGCGGGCATCCAGTCCACTCCAGGAGCTGAGCGCACAGTCCTCGGTGCTCAGCACGCCACCGCCAGATGTGCCCAGCCGCAAGGCCAGTGTCCACAAGCATGTGGTCTTCCTGGAGCCGGGCAAGAAGGGCCTCAATGGCCGTGTGCAGCTAGCAGTTGCTGAAGACTTCGATCTGTGCCACCCTGTGGGCTTGCCACTCAAGGCCGGCTCTGAGTCAGCCAGTTCCACAGGCTCAGAGGGTCTCATGATGAGCTAG